A part of Melittangium boletus DSM 14713 genomic DNA contains:
- a CDS encoding PilZ domain-containing protein, with protein sequence MSDKRKNARVPLDIYVNKYMDGVPYMAHAADISQEGVSLGRLIEPEQDARRVGLQFQLPGSEEVIYAEGEVVREWVEASPRQHERSGVRFTLLTERHRQMIDTYVARGARGH encoded by the coding sequence ATGAGCGACAAGCGGAAGAACGCGCGGGTACCCCTCGACATCTACGTGAACAAGTACATGGATGGGGTGCCGTACATGGCGCACGCGGCCGATATCAGCCAGGAGGGCGTGAGCCTGGGGCGGCTCATCGAGCCCGAGCAGGACGCGCGGCGGGTGGGATTGCAGTTCCAGTTGCCCGGCTCCGAGGAGGTCATCTACGCCGAGGGCGAGGTGGTGCGCGAGTGGGTGGAGGCGAGTCCGCGTCAACATGAGCGCTCGGGCGTGCGCTTCACGCTGCTCACGGAGCGGCACCGGCAGATGATCGACACGTACGTGGCACGCGGCGCGCGGGGTCACTGA
- a CDS encoding AI-2E family transporter, whose amino-acid sequence MERRAVIGRNKRGKAQAVKVSGTQAAPEAALRVVRSEPEEHLEEVEARRVDFIWSAVMVGALGLVFSLLSVFGGVAVPVLLALAGAYVLNPFVTALERRGLHRAWGTSAVFAGCTLFLAGAVLYLVPVFRDEAAKLPDFFVRASGQVIPQAEALLGRPLPELLRHRMTELGGRASELLQSAGPTAARLVASFAGNTARFVATLLGLLVVPVLAFFFLQDYPQLVALVRGLVPRRAVGLVGRRFAEVDDVLSAFVRGQLTVGAILSVLYSMGLSFARIDMAIVIGVIAGFGNTVPYLGTGVGVVLALLGVMLSWQGAWQLAVVAGTFLVGQMAEGFFITPRVVGDKVGLSSVSVIIAILAFGELFGFTGILLAVPSTAILKVVLRVVVERYQRMPLYTGEKPGA is encoded by the coding sequence ATGGAGAGGAGAGCGGTCATCGGACGTAACAAGCGAGGCAAGGCGCAGGCGGTGAAGGTGTCCGGGACGCAGGCGGCTCCGGAAGCGGCCCTGCGGGTGGTCAGGAGCGAGCCCGAGGAGCACCTGGAGGAGGTCGAGGCCCGGCGGGTGGACTTCATCTGGTCGGCGGTGATGGTGGGGGCGCTCGGACTGGTGTTCTCACTGCTCTCGGTCTTTGGTGGGGTGGCGGTGCCGGTGTTGCTGGCGCTGGCGGGGGCCTATGTCCTCAACCCGTTCGTCACGGCGTTGGAGCGGCGGGGATTGCATCGCGCCTGGGGGACGAGCGCGGTGTTCGCCGGGTGCACGCTGTTCCTGGCCGGAGCGGTGCTGTACCTCGTTCCCGTCTTTCGGGACGAGGCGGCCAAGCTGCCGGATTTCTTCGTGAGGGCGAGTGGGCAGGTGATTCCGCAGGCGGAGGCGCTGCTGGGCCGTCCCCTGCCGGAGTTGTTGCGCCATCGCATGACGGAACTGGGGGGGAGGGCCTCGGAGTTGTTGCAGAGCGCGGGGCCCACGGCGGCGCGGCTGGTGGCGAGCTTCGCGGGCAACACGGCGCGTTTCGTGGCCACGCTGTTGGGACTGCTGGTGGTGCCCGTGCTGGCCTTCTTCTTCCTGCAGGACTACCCGCAGCTGGTGGCGCTCGTGCGGGGCCTGGTGCCGCGCCGGGCGGTGGGGCTGGTTGGCCGGCGCTTCGCGGAGGTGGACGACGTGTTGTCCGCCTTCGTGCGGGGGCAGCTCACGGTGGGCGCCATCCTGTCGGTGCTCTACAGCATGGGCTTGAGCTTCGCCCGCATCGACATGGCCATCGTCATCGGGGTCATCGCGGGTTTTGGCAATACGGTGCCCTATCTGGGCACGGGGGTGGGCGTGGTGCTGGCGCTGCTGGGGGTGATGTTGTCCTGGCAGGGGGCGTGGCAGCTCGCGGTGGTGGCGGGCACGTTCCTGGTGGGGCAGATGGCCGAGGGCTTCTTCATCACCCCGCGCGTCGTGGGGGACAAGGTGGGTTTGTCCTCGGTGTCCGTCATCATCGCCATCCTGGCCTTTGGCGAGTTGTTCGGCTTCACCGGCATTCTGCTCGCGGTGCCCTCGACGGCCATCCTCAAGGTGGTGCTGCGCGTGGTGGTGGAGCGCTATCAGCGGATGCCCCTCTACACGGGCGAGAAGCCTGGCGCCTGA
- a CDS encoding FKBP-type peptidyl-prolyl cis-trans isomerase, giving the protein MRMGVLAAALIGLTAQQALAQQAAAPGTAAASLKTEDEKTVYALGLSIGRSIKIFELSPAEVELVKKGMTDSLTNAKPAVELDKYGPKLQDLAKGRQEKAGQKFLEDAAKEKGAVKLPSGVIYKELKAGTGPSPKASDTVKVNYRGSLTSGIEFDSSYKRGEPAEFPLNGVISCWTEGVQKMKVGGKAQLVCPSKAAYGESGSPPTIPPNSTLVFEVELLSIGGQGADVPRAEPKK; this is encoded by the coding sequence ATGCGAATGGGAGTACTGGCAGCAGCACTCATCGGCCTCACCGCGCAGCAGGCCCTGGCGCAGCAGGCAGCCGCCCCGGGCACGGCCGCGGCCTCGCTCAAGACCGAGGACGAGAAGACGGTCTACGCGCTCGGCTTGTCGATTGGCCGCAGCATCAAGATCTTCGAGCTGTCTCCGGCCGAGGTGGAACTCGTCAAGAAGGGCATGACGGACTCGTTGACCAACGCCAAGCCCGCGGTCGAGCTGGACAAGTACGGGCCCAAGCTGCAGGACCTCGCCAAGGGCCGCCAGGAGAAGGCCGGCCAGAAGTTCCTGGAGGACGCCGCCAAGGAGAAGGGCGCCGTGAAGTTGCCCTCGGGCGTCATCTATAAGGAGCTCAAGGCGGGCACCGGCCCGAGCCCCAAGGCGAGCGACACCGTCAAGGTGAACTACCGCGGCTCGCTCACCAGCGGCATCGAGTTCGACAGCTCCTACAAGCGCGGCGAGCCGGCCGAGTTCCCCCTCAACGGCGTCATCAGCTGCTGGACCGAGGGCGTGCAGAAGATGAAGGTCGGAGGGAAGGCCCAGCTCGTGTGTCCCTCCAAGGCCGCCTACGGCGAGTCGGGCTCGCCTCCCACCATCCCGCCCAACTCCACCCTGGTGTTCGAGGTGGAACTGCTGAGCATCGGGGGTCAGGGCGCGGACGTGCCTCGCGCCGAGCCCAAGAAGTAA
- the rpmI gene encoding 50S ribosomal protein L35, whose product MPKLKTRSSAKKRFHVKKSGKVKFAKALGKHLFTHAKSPKLKREHRGTGHLRDMDAKKVRLELFPYGAN is encoded by the coding sequence ATGCCCAAGCTGAAGACCCGTAGCAGCGCCAAGAAGCGCTTCCACGTGAAGAAGTCCGGAAAGGTGAAGTTCGCCAAGGCTCTCGGCAAGCACCTGTTCACCCACGCGAAGTCCCCGAAGCTCAAGCGGGAGCACCGTGGCACGGGTCACCTCCGGGATATGGACGCCAAGAAGGTTCGTCTGGAGCTGTTCCCCTACGGGGCGAACTAG
- the rplT gene encoding 50S ribosomal protein L20: MRVKKGFKARRRRNRILKLAKGYRGRRKNCYKRANQAVERALDYASRDRAQRKRNFRSLWIVRINAAARTVGLSYSRLIAGLAKKKIALDRKVLADLAVADPAGFAAVANIAKAA, encoded by the coding sequence ATGCGCGTCAAAAAAGGATTCAAGGCCCGTCGTCGTCGTAATCGCATTCTGAAGCTGGCCAAGGGCTACCGGGGCCGCCGCAAGAATTGCTACAAGCGGGCCAACCAGGCCGTGGAGCGCGCGCTGGATTACGCCAGCCGTGACCGCGCCCAGCGGAAGCGCAACTTCCGCTCCCTGTGGATCGTCCGCATCAACGCGGCCGCTCGCACGGTCGGCCTGTCGTACTCGCGGCTGATCGCCGGTCTGGCCAAGAAGAAGATCGCCCTGGACCGCAAGGTCCTCGCCGACCTGGCCGTGGCGGATCCCGCCGGTTTTGCCGCCGTCGCCAACATCGCGAAGGCGGCCTGA
- a CDS encoding PEGA domain-containing protein, producing the protein MMRRAVASMVGLVLGCATGPERVESPAADRARELLRGGSRVGNLVLRCEPSDAEVYLDGVVQGVCTDFAGAPRGLSVGEGLHQIDVKKDGYWPYVTYYEPSNARAVLNIRLRSVTPERDGAP; encoded by the coding sequence ATGATGCGGCGGGCGGTTGCGAGCATGGTGGGGCTCGTGCTCGGGTGTGCCACGGGCCCCGAGCGGGTGGAGTCCCCGGCGGCGGATCGGGCGCGGGAGCTGCTGCGCGGGGGTTCTCGCGTGGGCAACCTGGTGTTGCGGTGCGAGCCCTCGGACGCGGAGGTGTACCTGGACGGCGTGGTGCAGGGGGTCTGCACCGACTTCGCGGGGGCTCCACGCGGGTTGAGCGTGGGGGAGGGGCTGCACCAGATCGACGTGAAGAAGGATGGCTACTGGCCGTACGTCACCTATTACGAGCCCAGCAACGCCCGGGCGGTGTTGAACATCCGGCTGCGCTCGGTGACGCCGGAGCGTGACGGCGCCCCCTGA
- a CDS encoding uracil-DNA glycosylase, with protein MSTIQTQRRDSEGVGPLHEEITACRACPRLVEWRERIARDKRRAYRDWTYWGRAVPGFGDPRAGLVIVGLAPAAHGANRTGRYFTGDRSGEFLLAGLHRAGFSNQPRSDHREDGLVLTDAFISAPCRCAPPDNKPLPEELARCAPFFDRELALLPVRVILALGAIAWNASLAWMQRTGVAIPSPRPAFGHGAELRLPGVPVLLGSYHVSQQNTQTGRLTPAMFDAVTARVRVVLAEPREECARGSLFA; from the coding sequence GTGTCGACGATCCAGACCCAGAGACGCGATTCCGAGGGGGTAGGACCCCTCCATGAGGAGATCACCGCCTGCCGGGCGTGTCCCCGCCTGGTGGAGTGGCGCGAGCGGATCGCCCGCGACAAGCGCCGGGCCTATCGGGACTGGACGTACTGGGGGAGGGCGGTTCCCGGTTTCGGAGACCCCCGGGCGGGTCTGGTCATCGTGGGATTGGCACCCGCGGCCCATGGGGCGAATCGCACGGGCCGCTATTTCACGGGAGACCGCTCGGGGGAATTCCTGCTGGCGGGGTTGCACCGGGCGGGCTTCTCCAACCAGCCCCGGAGCGACCACCGGGAGGATGGGCTCGTGCTGACGGACGCCTTCATCTCCGCGCCCTGCCGGTGCGCTCCTCCCGACAACAAGCCCCTGCCCGAGGAACTGGCCCGGTGCGCGCCCTTCTTCGACCGGGAGCTTGCCCTGTTGCCCGTCCGGGTCATCCTGGCGCTGGGGGCCATCGCCTGGAACGCGTCGCTCGCCTGGATGCAGCGAACGGGAGTGGCCATTCCCTCGCCCCGGCCGGCCTTCGGGCACGGCGCCGAGCTGCGCCTTCCCGGAGTTCCGGTGCTCCTGGGCAGCTACCACGTGAGCCAGCAGAACACCCAGACGGGCCGGTTGACGCCAGCCATGTTCGACGCGGTCACGGCCCGGGTCCGGGTGGTGTTGGCGGAACCTCGGGAAGAGTGCGCACGGGGGTCGCTGTTTGCTTGA
- a CDS encoding TetR/AcrR family transcriptional regulator, whose amino-acid sequence MPKRKAAGAAVLQPDVTRSITRALFREWAKSGYAALTIEAVAKRAGVGKAAIYRRWPSKLEMVSSLLTEVGVELLEVPDTGSLRGDIAALLEGTLTLLRRPLVTRILPDLHAEMRRTPELASTVRSRVQRERRAKGQALLRRAMDRGELSPAIDIDLALDLMGALVYWRMIVTGQPLSSDYVERLTSLTLGGLRGLSE is encoded by the coding sequence ATGCCAAAGCGCAAGGCCGCCGGAGCGGCGGTCCTCCAACCGGACGTCACCCGCTCCATCACCCGCGCCCTGTTCCGGGAGTGGGCGAAGTCTGGCTACGCGGCGCTGACCATCGAGGCGGTGGCGAAGCGCGCGGGCGTGGGCAAGGCGGCCATCTACCGCCGCTGGCCTTCCAAGCTGGAGATGGTGTCCAGCCTGCTCACGGAGGTGGGGGTCGAGTTGCTGGAAGTCCCCGACACGGGCTCGCTGCGCGGAGACATCGCCGCCTTACTGGAGGGCACCCTGACGCTCCTGCGCCGGCCGCTCGTCACGCGCATCCTGCCGGACCTCCACGCGGAGATGCGGCGCACGCCCGAGCTCGCCTCGACCGTGCGCTCGCGAGTCCAACGAGAACGGCGCGCCAAGGGCCAGGCCCTGCTGCGCCGGGCCATGGACCGGGGAGAGTTGTCACCGGCGATCGACATCGATCTCGCGCTCGATCTGATGGGCGCGCTCGTCTACTGGCGCATGATCGTGACCGGGCAACCCCTCTCCTCGGACTATGTCGAGCGACTCACCTCCCTGACGTTGGGAGGCCTGCGCGGCCTGTCGGAGTGA
- a CDS encoding lactonase family protein → MTMTRRDFIHLSGLAALGLALPDTSEAQTPTAAPTELFFYVGTYTSGGSEGIYLGRLDMATGALQRVGVTKGVAEPSFLALEPKGRYLYAVNELSTFQGKPSGAVSAFSINPQTRALTLINQQPSRGGAPCHLQVDATGAFVLVANYSGGNVAVLPIQAGGGLGAAVDVKQFQGSGQSVPHAHQAQLDADNQYAFVPDLGTDKVMSFRFDSALGKLTAGNPAFVSTLPGAGPRHLAFHPNGRFAYVINELNSTINTYAYDKATGKLTELQRVSALPDGFTGQSYCAEVRVSPDGRFLYGSNRGHESIVVFSIGSSGTLTYVQHVFSRIQWPRDFIIDPTGTFLLVANQKGNTVVAFRRDTQTGKLTQVGQPLGIPAPTSILVIPPPA, encoded by the coding sequence ATGACGATGACGCGCCGCGACTTCATCCATCTCTCGGGTCTGGCCGCATTGGGACTGGCACTGCCAGACACCAGCGAGGCCCAGACCCCCACCGCCGCCCCCACGGAACTCTTCTTCTACGTGGGCACCTACACCTCGGGGGGCAGCGAGGGCATCTACCTGGGCCGATTGGACATGGCGACCGGCGCCCTGCAACGGGTGGGTGTCACCAAGGGCGTGGCCGAGCCCTCATTCCTCGCGCTGGAGCCCAAGGGCCGCTACCTCTACGCCGTCAATGAGTTGTCGACGTTCCAAGGCAAACCCAGTGGTGCCGTGAGCGCCTTTTCCATCAACCCCCAGACCCGGGCGTTGACGCTCATCAACCAGCAACCCTCGCGGGGTGGCGCGCCCTGCCACCTGCAGGTGGATGCGACCGGGGCATTCGTGCTGGTGGCCAACTACTCCGGTGGAAACGTCGCCGTCCTCCCGATTCAAGCAGGTGGAGGGTTGGGCGCCGCCGTCGACGTGAAACAATTCCAGGGCTCGGGGCAGAGCGTCCCCCATGCCCACCAGGCCCAGTTGGATGCCGACAATCAGTATGCCTTCGTGCCAGACCTTGGCACGGACAAGGTCATGAGCTTCCGGTTCGACAGCGCGCTGGGCAAGCTCACCGCGGGCAATCCGGCTTTCGTGTCGACCTTGCCGGGCGCGGGGCCTCGCCATCTGGCCTTCCACCCCAATGGCCGCTTCGCGTATGTGATCAATGAGTTGAACTCCACGATCAACACCTACGCGTATGACAAGGCAACGGGCAAGCTCACGGAGTTGCAGCGCGTGTCCGCCCTGCCCGACGGTTTCACCGGGCAAAGCTACTGCGCGGAGGTCCGAGTCAGCCCGGATGGGCGGTTCCTGTATGGCTCCAACCGCGGCCATGAAAGCATCGTCGTGTTCTCCATCGGCTCCAGCGGAACGCTGACCTACGTGCAGCATGTCTTCTCTCGCATCCAGTGGCCGCGGGACTTCATCATCGATCCGACTGGCACGTTCCTGCTGGTGGCCAACCAGAAGGGCAACACCGTCGTCGCGTTCCGGCGCGACACGCAGACCGGAAAACTGACGCAAGTGGGTCAACCCCTGGGCATTCCCGCTCCGACGAGCATCCTGGTGATTCCGCCCCCCGCCTGA
- the thrS gene encoding threonine--tRNA ligase, with product MSDQITVTLPDGSQKQAARGTSIADFVREGIGAGLAKAALFARVNGEDMDLSRKLEADAKLQIFTSKSPEGLDLIRHDAAHVVASVVQRLYPGTQVTIGPSTEEGFYYDFFRDRPFTPEDLEKIEAEANKEIAQNQPFVRSEVSMDEAIQLFEGKGEKFKVEIVKDIAAKGAKTLTLYTHGDWVDFCLGPHAPSTGKIGAIKLLSTSGAYWRGDHRNPMLQRIYGTAFFDKKALQEYLTRMEEARKRDHRKLGKELDLFHFHPYSPGAAFWTPKGTTFYNTLSAFMRMLTADSGYVEIKTPLLYNKGLWETSGHWGKYKENMFLVLDSESGEHDFSLKPMNCPSHHLYYGFKKHSYRDLPLRLHTQDILHRNEAAGSLGGLTRVRQFAQDDAHIYCREDQIPDEVKRFVQLLDRVYKAVGLSYSVKLSTRPEKRLGDDSLWDRAEGGLKTALESMGLQYELKPGDGAFYGPKIDFDVSDSIGRKWQLGTIQLDYLAPERFDLTYVGEDNAEHRPVVLHRAIYGSFERFIAILIEHFAGAFPAWLAPVQATLVTVADRQLDYARQVRDQLRAKGYRVELDERGLTLNAKIRDAQIQKVPFTLVIGDNEVEAGGVAPRRYGGEDLKSMKLEAFEAILQKDAAWP from the coding sequence ATGTCGGATCAAATCACGGTGACGCTCCCGGATGGCAGCCAGAAGCAGGCGGCCCGGGGCACGTCCATCGCGGACTTCGTGCGCGAGGGCATTGGAGCGGGTCTGGCCAAGGCGGCCCTCTTCGCGCGGGTGAACGGCGAGGACATGGATCTCTCGCGCAAGCTCGAGGCGGACGCGAAGCTGCAGATCTTCACCTCCAAGAGCCCCGAGGGGTTGGATCTCATCCGCCACGACGCCGCGCACGTGGTGGCCTCGGTGGTGCAGCGGCTCTATCCGGGCACCCAGGTGACGATCGGTCCGTCCACGGAGGAGGGCTTCTATTACGACTTCTTCCGCGACCGGCCCTTCACGCCCGAGGATCTGGAGAAGATCGAGGCGGAAGCCAACAAGGAGATCGCCCAGAACCAGCCCTTCGTGCGCAGCGAGGTCTCGATGGACGAGGCCATCCAGCTCTTCGAGGGCAAGGGCGAGAAGTTCAAGGTCGAGATCGTCAAGGACATCGCGGCCAAGGGCGCCAAGACGCTCACGCTCTACACCCATGGGGACTGGGTGGATTTCTGCCTGGGGCCCCACGCGCCGAGCACCGGGAAGATCGGCGCCATCAAGCTGCTGTCCACGAGCGGTGCCTATTGGCGCGGAGATCATCGCAACCCGATGCTCCAGCGCATCTACGGCACGGCCTTCTTCGACAAGAAGGCGCTCCAGGAGTACCTGACCCGCATGGAGGAGGCGCGCAAGCGCGACCACCGCAAGCTGGGCAAGGAGCTGGATCTCTTCCACTTCCACCCGTACTCGCCTGGCGCGGCCTTCTGGACCCCCAAGGGGACGACCTTCTACAACACCCTGTCGGCCTTCATGCGCATGCTGACGGCGGACAGCGGCTACGTGGAGATCAAGACCCCGCTGCTCTACAACAAGGGGCTGTGGGAGACGAGTGGACACTGGGGCAAGTACAAGGAGAACATGTTCCTCGTGCTGGACAGCGAGAGCGGCGAGCACGACTTCTCGCTCAAGCCGATGAACTGCCCGAGCCACCACCTGTACTACGGCTTCAAGAAGCACAGCTACCGCGACCTGCCCCTGCGCCTGCACACCCAGGACATCCTGCACCGCAACGAGGCCGCAGGCTCGCTCGGTGGCCTGACGCGCGTGCGCCAGTTCGCCCAGGACGACGCCCACATCTACTGCCGCGAGGACCAGATCCCCGACGAGGTGAAGCGCTTCGTGCAGCTCCTGGACCGCGTCTACAAGGCCGTGGGCCTGAGCTATTCGGTGAAGCTGTCCACCCGGCCGGAGAAGCGGCTCGGCGATGACTCGCTGTGGGACCGCGCGGAAGGGGGCCTCAAGACCGCCCTGGAGAGCATGGGCCTGCAGTACGAGCTCAAGCCGGGGGATGGCGCCTTCTACGGCCCGAAGATCGACTTCGACGTGTCCGACAGCATCGGCCGCAAGTGGCAGCTGGGGACCATCCAGCTCGACTACCTGGCGCCCGAGCGCTTCGACCTCACCTATGTGGGCGAGGACAACGCCGAGCACCGGCCGGTCGTGCTGCACCGCGCCATCTACGGCTCGTTCGAGCGCTTCATCGCCATCCTGATCGAGCACTTCGCGGGGGCGTTCCCGGCCTGGCTGGCTCCCGTGCAGGCGACGCTCGTCACGGTGGCGGACCGCCAGCTGGACTACGCCCGCCAGGTGCGCGACCAACTGCGCGCCAAGGGCTACCGGGTGGAACTGGACGAGCGAGGGCTCACGCTCAACGCTAAGATTCGTGACGCCCAGATTCAGAAGGTGCCCTTCACCCTCGTCATTGGAGACAACGAGGTGGAGGCGGGCGGGGTGGCTCCCCGTCGCTACGGCGGCGAGGACCTCAAGAGCATGAAGTTGGAGGCCTTCGAGGCGATCCTCCAGAAGGACGCCGCCTGGCCGTGA
- the infC gene encoding translation initiation factor IF-3 encodes MEGLHIARDQRTNRRIRAREVRVVGPAGEQLGVLSIEAALERAQSEGMDLVEVNPMAKPPVCKIMDYGKFKYEEKKRASEAKKKQVVVHLKEVKLRPKTEEHDYEFKVRNVRRFLEEGNKAKVTIMFRGREITHKELGSAILDDVIKDLKDVAVVEQMPRMEGRQMFMIIAPNPKVAQRARDLARQQALAAEKAEAAGKPAQGNGKKPGEAPGEGSAASVPEASAPPAAPAPQSGGSK; translated from the coding sequence CTGGAGGGCTTACACATCGCTCGCGACCAAAGAACGAACCGCCGTATCCGCGCTCGCGAGGTCCGCGTCGTAGGACCCGCAGGTGAGCAGCTCGGCGTCCTGTCGATCGAAGCGGCACTGGAACGTGCTCAGTCCGAGGGGATGGACCTCGTCGAGGTCAACCCCATGGCCAAGCCGCCGGTCTGCAAGATCATGGACTACGGCAAGTTCAAGTACGAGGAGAAGAAGCGGGCCTCGGAAGCGAAGAAGAAGCAGGTCGTCGTCCATTTGAAGGAGGTCAAGCTCCGTCCGAAGACGGAGGAGCATGACTACGAGTTCAAGGTCCGCAACGTGCGCCGCTTCCTCGAGGAGGGGAACAAGGCCAAGGTCACCATCATGTTCCGTGGCCGTGAGATCACGCACAAGGAACTGGGCTCGGCCATCCTGGATGACGTCATCAAGGACTTGAAGGACGTGGCGGTGGTGGAGCAGATGCCCCGGATGGAAGGGCGGCAGATGTTCATGATCATCGCCCCGAATCCGAAGGTGGCCCAGCGGGCGCGCGATCTGGCCCGGCAGCAGGCATTGGCGGCGGAAAAGGCCGAGGCGGCGGGCAAGCCCGCGCAGGGGAATGGTAAGAAGCCCGGCGAGGCTCCCGGTGAGGGGTCGGCCGCCAGTGTTCCGGAGGCGTCGGCTCCTCCGGCGGCTCCCGCGCCGCAGTCGGGCGGATCGAAGTAG
- a CDS encoding lactonase family protein — translation MGLALGCNGDSPPETIPRPSELWLYVGTYTSGDSEGIYLCKLDMETGALERVGVTRDVVEPSYLALDPKGQYLYAVNELTDFGGQPSGAVSAFSINPQSRELTFINQQPSQGGAPCFLEVDSKGAFLLVANYVGGNVAVLPIQAGGGLGAAVELKQHVGSGPHPNQTEPHAHQARLDAANRHALVSDLGTDQIMIYRFDGERGTLTPGSPPSFSSKPGAGPRHLAFHPNGRFVFSINELNSTLTALAYDSERGVLTELQTLSTLPAGFTGESYCADIHVSPDGGFLYGSNRGHDSIVVFSIASDGTLTYVEHVSTLINWPRNFAIDPTGSYLLVANQKGNTVVTFQRDARTGKLAPAGQPLEIPTPTCLVFAPYSV, via the coding sequence ATGGGACTGGCCCTCGGCTGCAACGGCGACTCCCCGCCGGAAACCATCCCTCGCCCATCGGAACTCTGGCTCTACGTGGGGACCTATACCTCCGGCGACAGCGAGGGCATCTACCTTTGCAAGCTGGACATGGAGACTGGTGCCCTCGAGCGGGTGGGCGTCACCCGGGACGTGGTGGAGCCGTCCTATCTGGCATTGGATCCCAAGGGCCAATACCTCTACGCCGTCAATGAATTGACAGACTTCGGGGGCCAGCCCAGTGGCGCGGTGAGCGCCTTCTCCATCAATCCCCAGAGCCGCGAGCTGACCTTCATCAATCAACAGCCCTCCCAGGGCGGCGCGCCTTGCTTCCTGGAAGTGGACTCGAAGGGCGCCTTCCTCCTGGTCGCCAATTACGTCGGCGGGAATGTCGCCGTCCTGCCGATCCAGGCGGGCGGTGGGTTGGGCGCCGCCGTCGAGCTGAAGCAGCACGTGGGCTCGGGGCCCCACCCCAACCAAACCGAACCTCATGCTCACCAGGCCCGGTTGGACGCCGCCAATCGCCATGCGCTCGTGTCCGACCTGGGGACGGACCAGATCATGATCTACCGGTTCGATGGCGAGCGGGGAACGCTCACCCCGGGCTCGCCGCCCTCGTTCTCCAGCAAGCCGGGAGCGGGACCGCGCCATCTGGCCTTCCACCCCAATGGCCGCTTCGTCTTCAGCATCAACGAGTTGAACTCCACCCTCACCGCCCTCGCCTATGACTCCGAGCGCGGCGTGTTGACGGAGCTGCAGACCCTTTCGACCCTGCCCGCCGGCTTCACTGGGGAAAGCTATTGCGCGGACATCCACGTCAGCCCCGACGGCGGGTTCTTGTATGGCTCCAATCGCGGCCATGACAGCATCGTCGTGTTCTCCATCGCTTCAGACGGGACGCTGACCTACGTGGAGCATGTGTCCACGCTCATCAACTGGCCGCGCAACTTCGCCATCGATCCGACGGGGAGCTACCTGCTGGTGGCCAACCAGAAGGGCAACACCGTCGTCACCTTCCAACGCGATGCACGGACCGGCAAGCTGGCCCCGGCTGGCCAGCCCCTGGAGATCCCCACGCCCACGTGTCTGGTGTTCGCGCCGTACTCGGTCTGA
- a CDS encoding ergot alkaloid biosynthesis protein produces MSGRGILVTGGTGKTGGRIVRRLRELGRDVRVASRSGAAPEGVPGVRFDWNDPASHASALEGVERIYLVAPVLVSEPYPLMSAFIERAMESGVRRFVLLSASSLPEGGPAMGRVHQLLRERAPEWAVLRPSWFMQNFTEGAHRDSIRDEGVLYSATGEGRVPFIDADDIAEVGVRALVDDPSHDAAHLLTGPRALSYGEAAEAIGAVLGRPIRHVSLSRQALTERLMARGMAHDYASLLAGMDEAIERGAEDRTTSAVELVTGRPARSFADFARASVAVWRR; encoded by the coding sequence ATGAGCGGGCGGGGAATTCTCGTCACGGGAGGGACGGGCAAGACCGGTGGCCGCATCGTGCGGAGGCTGCGGGAACTGGGCCGGGATGTCCGGGTCGCCAGCCGCTCGGGTGCCGCTCCCGAGGGAGTCCCCGGCGTGCGTTTCGACTGGAACGATCCGGCGAGCCATGCCAGTGCCCTGGAGGGAGTCGAGCGGATCTACCTCGTGGCCCCGGTCCTGGTCTCCGAGCCCTATCCCCTCATGTCCGCCTTCATCGAGCGCGCGATGGAATCGGGAGTACGCCGCTTCGTCCTGCTCAGCGCCTCGTCCCTGCCCGAGGGAGGCCCGGCGATGGGGCGCGTGCACCAACTGCTGCGCGAGCGCGCGCCTGAGTGGGCGGTCCTCCGGCCCTCGTGGTTCATGCAGAACTTCACCGAGGGGGCGCACCGGGATTCGATCCGTGACGAGGGAGTCCTCTACTCGGCGACCGGCGAGGGACGCGTGCCCTTCATCGACGCCGATGACATCGCGGAGGTGGGAGTCCGGGCGTTGGTCGATGACCCGTCCCATGATGCCGCGCACCTGCTCACCGGGCCTCGCGCGCTGAGCTACGGAGAGGCGGCCGAAGCCATCGGCGCGGTGCTCGGCCGTCCCATCCGTCATGTCAGCCTGTCGCGACAAGCCCTCACGGAGCGGCTGATGGCTCGGGGAATGGCGCATGACTACGCCTCGTTGCTCGCGGGCATGGACGAGGCCATCGAGCGGGGTGCGGAGGATCGCACGACCTCCGCCGTCGAGCTGGTGACGGGGAGGCCCGCGCGTTCCTTCGCTGACTTCGCACGGGCCTCCGTGGCGGTCTGGCGGCGTTGA